The following proteins come from a genomic window of Pelagicoccus albus:
- a CDS encoding SDR family oxidoreductase — MKRIFITGSNRGLGLGFVRLFLERGDQVFAACRRPAKAEALQELKAKFGGLLTLIECDVTDEASILAAAAEVSKETDALDWVINNAGQGGLETLADVSFKRGLELYAANCIGPIVVARTFRELLKAGSNPLLIQISSRLGSIGERESEDGRWVDGYVYPSTKAALNMMSRQLWKDFTPLGITVVIQSPGWVRTDMGGDAAPLDIETATTSMLKVWEGLGPEDGGRYLSETGDDLPFG, encoded by the coding sequence ATGAAACGAATATTTATTACCGGCTCTAACCGGGGCCTTGGACTCGGATTTGTTCGCTTATTTCTGGAGCGAGGCGACCAGGTTTTCGCAGCCTGCCGCCGTCCTGCTAAGGCGGAAGCGTTGCAGGAGCTGAAAGCGAAATTCGGCGGACTGCTGACTTTGATTGAGTGCGACGTCACGGATGAAGCCTCGATACTCGCCGCGGCAGCGGAGGTAAGCAAAGAAACCGATGCCCTCGATTGGGTGATCAACAATGCGGGGCAAGGCGGTTTGGAGACTTTGGCTGATGTGAGTTTCAAACGCGGCTTGGAGCTGTACGCGGCCAACTGTATTGGGCCGATCGTGGTGGCCCGCACCTTCCGCGAGCTTTTGAAGGCAGGCAGCAATCCTTTGCTAATTCAAATTAGCAGTCGCCTCGGATCTATCGGCGAACGCGAGTCGGAGGATGGCCGCTGGGTGGACGGATACGTTTACCCTTCCACCAAAGCCGCCTTGAACATGATGTCGCGCCAGCTATGGAAGGATTTCACTCCGCTGGGTATCACCGTTGTTATTCAGAGCCCCGGCTGGGTGCGAACAGATATGGGCGGCGACGCGGCTCCGCTGGATATCGAAACCGCAACCACTAGCATGCTGAAGGTCTGGGAGGGTCTCGGCCCCGAAGATGGAGGCCGCTACCTTAGCGAGACGGGAGACGATCTGCCTTTCGGCTAG
- a CDS encoding riboflavin synthase subunit alpha yields MYTGIVTAVFPIEILEERENAATFKIAFDERHLEDLKIGASVSLDGVCMSVVAVEGNLVTFDASIETLRLTNLGTKKQGDLVNVERSAKTGVEIGGHPMSGHVDGTMAVVAVDHPENNCVITLELPPAYRRYVFNKGFIGLNGCSLTVTELDRESGRFKVYLIPETLRQTTYDTSKPGDLINFEIDRQTQIMVDTIHDAVRLALSETTAKL; encoded by the coding sequence ATGTACACCGGAATCGTCACAGCCGTTTTCCCAATTGAAATCCTGGAAGAGCGTGAAAACGCCGCCACCTTCAAGATTGCCTTCGACGAACGACATCTCGAAGACCTTAAGATCGGGGCCAGCGTTAGCCTAGACGGCGTTTGCATGTCGGTCGTGGCGGTAGAGGGAAATCTCGTTACCTTCGACGCCTCCATCGAAACCCTTCGCCTGACGAATTTAGGCACCAAAAAGCAGGGCGACCTCGTGAACGTCGAACGCTCCGCCAAGACGGGCGTTGAAATCGGTGGACACCCGATGAGTGGTCACGTGGACGGAACTATGGCAGTCGTCGCAGTTGACCATCCGGAAAACAACTGCGTCATCACCCTCGAGCTACCACCGGCCTACCGTCGATACGTCTTCAACAAAGGCTTCATCGGCCTCAATGGCTGTAGCCTCACCGTGACGGAGCTCGATCGCGAAAGCGGCCGTTTCAAGGTCTACCTGATCCCCGAAACCTTGCGCCAGACGACTTACGACACGAGCAAGCCGGGCGATCTCATCAACTTCGAGATTGACCGCCAGACTCAGATCATGGTCGACACCATCCACGACGCGGTACGCCTCGCCCTCAGCGAAACCACTGCGAAGCTCTAG
- a CDS encoding carbon-nitrogen hydrolase family protein, protein MPTKKVALIHPRNLIRSWSRVFAAHFDASTPPESAQLDNAVEWVNKAVTAGAEYVVFPELYPGPFTPEADCFTLDDTIRAMCDAAKAGQAWVVFGAAEEEEGKLFNTLRIASPKGDIVGYYRKRIPACGEPWSPGEGIAVVDCGGLKIGLAICWEAWFPEVGRTLALEGAELIVYPVGALIYELTESWRTLVHARAIENTAFTAASINLFGKEDGICSVFGPEGVLAQREGEGFVVAELDLDRLRWMRSIDEEMVIPKPYKAIPGPARSLPLPVVETLLEAKKKYDAAGLGR, encoded by the coding sequence ATGCCCACGAAAAAAGTAGCCTTGATTCATCCCCGAAATCTCATCCGCAGCTGGTCCCGTGTGTTCGCAGCGCATTTCGACGCCTCGACTCCGCCGGAAAGCGCCCAGCTCGACAATGCGGTAGAATGGGTCAATAAAGCCGTTACCGCGGGAGCGGAGTACGTCGTGTTTCCAGAGCTGTATCCAGGACCATTCACACCCGAAGCGGATTGTTTCACGCTCGATGATACCATCAGGGCGATGTGCGATGCAGCGAAAGCGGGTCAGGCTTGGGTCGTTTTTGGTGCTGCGGAAGAAGAGGAAGGGAAGCTCTTCAACACCCTGCGAATCGCCTCGCCGAAAGGAGATATTGTTGGCTACTACCGTAAACGGATTCCGGCTTGTGGAGAGCCTTGGTCGCCAGGCGAAGGGATCGCCGTTGTTGATTGTGGGGGACTGAAAATCGGTTTGGCCATCTGTTGGGAGGCTTGGTTTCCGGAAGTCGGTCGCACCCTGGCCCTAGAGGGAGCTGAACTGATCGTTTATCCGGTAGGAGCCTTGATTTACGAACTTACCGAGTCATGGCGGACCTTGGTCCACGCCCGCGCCATTGAAAATACGGCTTTCACTGCGGCCAGTATCAATCTCTTTGGAAAGGAAGATGGGATCTGTTCCGTGTTTGGTCCGGAAGGCGTTTTGGCTCAGCGGGAAGGGGAAGGTTTCGTGGTCGCGGAACTTGATCTCGATCGCCTGCGATGGATGAGATCGATAGACGAGGAAATGGTCATTCCGAAACCGTACAAAGCGATCCCGGGCCCCGCCCGCTCGCTGCCTTTGCCCGTGGTGGAAACGCTTTTGGAAGCAAAGAAGAAATACGATGCCGCCGGGCTAGGGCGTTAA
- a CDS encoding BMP family protein, producing MLTSRRFRLSLLRLPLSFCSLLISLLLSACGGGDDEMDSDPEPTQTAAIILPGAISDQGWNQMGYLGLEKIGKETGAEIRFAENVPAANWDRVARSFAEEGVDVLILHGLEFTEIAEKYAPQFPDTHFIVNNSIRPLDDKNLTSIEIRTWEASFLAGILAGQMTESGICGAVGGNDYPLFIAQAEGYRLGARSANPEAKTQIVFTGSNFDTIKAKEAAQAQIESGADIIWQLANSAGLGVIEACREAGVDVFGWGIDQRHVAPEVVITTQKVDVGAACAEVGIQILQGTFEGGSVSFGVESEAAGLGEYREDVPQEYRDVVEKWRQAIADGLIEIPLMKTRDASEGLEPLSLP from the coding sequence ATGCTTACATCCCGCCGCTTTCGCCTAAGCCTGCTCCGACTTCCCCTCTCCTTTTGCTCTCTACTCATTTCGCTCCTGCTCAGCGCCTGCGGTGGCGGCGACGATGAAATGGATTCAGATCCCGAACCCACCCAAACTGCAGCCATTATCCTCCCCGGAGCGATCAGCGATCAGGGCTGGAATCAGATGGGATATCTCGGACTGGAAAAGATTGGAAAGGAAACGGGGGCCGAGATCCGATTCGCGGAAAACGTGCCCGCAGCGAACTGGGATCGCGTGGCGCGTAGCTTCGCCGAGGAAGGCGTCGACGTTTTGATTTTGCATGGCCTCGAATTCACTGAGATCGCCGAGAAATATGCTCCCCAGTTTCCGGATACGCATTTCATTGTGAACAATTCGATCCGCCCTCTAGACGACAAGAACCTAACCTCGATCGAGATCCGAACCTGGGAAGCTTCCTTCCTAGCGGGAATTCTCGCGGGCCAAATGACGGAAAGCGGAATTTGTGGAGCGGTGGGCGGAAATGATTATCCGCTATTTATTGCCCAAGCAGAAGGTTATCGATTGGGCGCTCGCTCGGCGAATCCTGAAGCGAAAACGCAAATCGTATTCACTGGTTCCAACTTCGATACCATCAAAGCCAAGGAAGCCGCCCAAGCTCAAATCGAGAGCGGAGCCGATATAATCTGGCAGCTCGCCAACAGTGCAGGTCTCGGCGTCATCGAAGCCTGCCGTGAAGCGGGAGTAGATGTATTCGGCTGGGGAATTGACCAACGGCACGTCGCGCCAGAAGTCGTTATCACCACTCAAAAGGTCGACGTGGGAGCCGCTTGCGCCGAAGTCGGAATCCAGATTTTGCAAGGTACTTTCGAAGGAGGTTCCGTGTCTTTCGGAGTGGAATCAGAAGCAGCCGGATTGGGTGAGTATCGCGAAGATGTTCCGCAAGAATATCGGGATGTCGTCGAAAAGTGGAGACAAGCCATCGCGGATGGATTGATCGAAATCCCTCTCATGAAAACGCGGGACGCTTCTGAAGGACTCGAGCCACTCAGCCTTCCATGA
- a CDS encoding cytochrome P450 codes for MPNPAPAKFLMQNGMCFAQMASVSLPLSEIPQFSADDEDVLPELLEDPIGLYLRIYRRHGALCRIRLGGTDALFMGGLEVNHKIWRTSHMWDYARSNIAFKEQIADDHLDSLAGPAHQKKRKILQPMFSMEMVMRFLPALNQYFLATMEEWSRRESVDFMRCWLNHLCRFRFRSFVQEPVSNEQIDRAAEWQFQFIHGIALGEARHQYYARPEYVAIHDEAMELFKGIGKARLEATDAPADCLTAVIENRRGLDSEIDLEALKDDVYMLTVAGIDNIANFIITLLSDIIHQPGLLEKVRAEIDEWDGEDLRAFSQLPVMKAIVLESQRVRPQVVATTASFLYPMESFEFEGYEIPADTPVFHPMILGQFLEEHYADPFKFDETRFWEEEGGLKKFVARTHGFFGGGAHLCIGKNLGLLQGPLLVAQLLKRYDLEGLPKPLDRPKVGRRDTTYLQKMPVRLVPRTS; via the coding sequence ATGCCGAATCCAGCTCCGGCCAAGTTCCTCATGCAGAATGGTATGTGCTTTGCTCAGATGGCCTCCGTGAGTTTGCCCTTATCCGAAATCCCACAGTTCTCCGCCGACGACGAAGACGTGTTACCCGAATTGCTCGAGGACCCAATCGGACTCTACCTGCGGATCTATCGACGACATGGAGCCCTATGCCGTATCCGGTTGGGGGGTACCGATGCGTTGTTCATGGGAGGCTTGGAAGTGAACCATAAGATTTGGCGGACCTCGCACATGTGGGATTACGCTCGCTCCAACATCGCTTTCAAAGAGCAGATCGCCGATGACCATCTCGACTCGCTTGCGGGACCGGCCCACCAGAAAAAGCGGAAGATCCTACAGCCAATGTTTTCGATGGAGATGGTCATGCGGTTTCTCCCTGCTTTGAACCAGTATTTCCTAGCTACCATGGAGGAGTGGTCCCGGCGGGAATCGGTCGATTTCATGCGTTGTTGGTTGAACCACCTTTGCCGTTTTCGCTTCCGCTCTTTCGTGCAAGAGCCTGTTTCAAACGAGCAGATTGATCGGGCGGCGGAGTGGCAATTTCAGTTTATCCACGGCATCGCCTTGGGTGAGGCTCGGCACCAGTACTACGCCCGGCCTGAGTACGTGGCGATCCACGACGAAGCCATGGAACTTTTTAAAGGAATTGGCAAAGCCCGCCTCGAAGCGACAGATGCTCCAGCCGATTGCCTCACGGCGGTGATCGAAAATCGACGGGGGCTCGATTCCGAAATCGATCTCGAAGCTCTGAAGGACGATGTATATATGCTCACGGTGGCGGGGATCGATAATATCGCCAATTTCATTATCACCCTCTTATCCGATATCATTCACCAACCCGGCTTGCTGGAGAAAGTTCGGGCGGAAATCGATGAATGGGATGGCGAGGATTTGCGGGCCTTTTCCCAATTGCCCGTGATGAAGGCCATTGTTTTGGAAAGCCAACGCGTGCGTCCCCAAGTTGTGGCGACAACGGCTAGCTTCCTGTATCCAATGGAATCCTTCGAGTTTGAAGGTTATGAAATTCCGGCGGATACGCCGGTTTTTCACCCCATGATCCTTGGCCAGTTTTTAGAGGAGCATTACGCGGATCCATTTAAATTCGACGAAACCAGATTTTGGGAAGAAGAGGGCGGCTTGAAGAAATTCGTAGCTCGCACCCACGGATTTTTTGGCGGGGGAGCCCACCTCTGCATTGGGAAGAACCTCGGTTTGCTGCAAGGACCGCTGCTGGTGGCTCAGCTCCTGAAGCGTTATGATTTGGAAGGACTTCCCAAGCCTTTGGATCGGCCCAAGGTCGGGCGTCGCGATACAACCTATCTACAGAAAATGCCTGTACGACTGGTGCCGCGGACTAGCTGA
- a CDS encoding MBL fold metallo-hydrolase yields the protein MRNLAGAGFGIVVAENEFAMALVKLLIRFLMPLVVTPLSLLSTPYLEVTLTGTKGGPNVYKGLAGAGTLVTYADPDSEQDPLRLQFDVGRSTALRLSEIDVTVDQIQAIFITHTHNDHVDGLANFMQLRWHYFSDLPKIDFICSADVIGSKGFTTSGTQLAHHIADPYLASGEIKQRHSERPFTPAGGPAELFNIIPVDRPFEPTIVWQKGDVTVSAIASTHTPDHLSFRVDTPAGSVVIGGDASNDVRKPPRDTSTSAAVERLSQGADILVHSSTHPNMGPEAGGGMPAPIFYRQSTVDDLGAMAERAGIRYFMMTHLTPPLGQVDRKDRWHIPGAPLDESDYEAAAREGGFTGTVIVGPDLSSIRIPEEN from the coding sequence ATGAGGAACTTGGCCGGAGCTGGATTCGGCATAGTCGTTGCTGAGAATGAATTCGCTATGGCCCTTGTTAAGCTCCTCATCCGATTCCTAATGCCGCTCGTGGTGACGCCTCTTTCGCTCTTATCCACTCCCTATTTGGAAGTCACTTTAACCGGCACTAAAGGAGGCCCCAATGTCTACAAAGGCCTCGCAGGAGCAGGAACTCTCGTAACCTACGCAGACCCAGATTCCGAACAAGATCCGCTCCGCCTACAATTCGACGTGGGACGCAGCACTGCCCTGCGACTTTCGGAAATCGATGTAACCGTCGATCAAATACAGGCCATTTTCATCACGCACACCCACAACGACCATGTCGACGGCCTCGCCAATTTCATGCAGCTTCGTTGGCATTATTTTTCCGACCTTCCCAAAATCGACTTCATCTGTAGCGCCGATGTCATCGGTTCCAAAGGATTCACCACTAGTGGAACCCAGCTCGCCCATCACATAGCCGACCCTTACCTCGCCTCAGGGGAAATCAAGCAGCGGCATTCAGAACGTCCTTTCACGCCAGCCGGCGGCCCCGCCGAGCTCTTCAATATCATACCGGTAGATCGTCCTTTTGAGCCCACGATCGTTTGGCAAAAGGGTGATGTCACCGTGTCCGCCATCGCCTCCACCCATACGCCCGACCACTTGTCCTTCCGCGTTGATACGCCAGCTGGCAGCGTGGTGATAGGCGGGGACGCATCGAATGATGTTCGAAAGCCTCCTCGCGATACATCCACCTCGGCCGCTGTGGAAAGGCTCTCGCAAGGAGCTGACATCCTGGTCCATTCCTCCACTCATCCGAACATGGGACCCGAAGCAGGAGGTGGCATGCCGGCTCCTATCTTTTATCGTCAAAGTACCGTCGACGATTTGGGCGCCATGGCAGAGCGAGCGGGAATTCGCTACTTCATGATGACTCACCTCACTCCACCCCTGGGACAAGTGGACCGCAAAGATCGCTGGCACATTCCCGGAGCCCCTTTAGACGAATCCGACTACGAAGCCGCAGCAAGAGAAGGCGGTTTCACTGGCACGGTGATAGTCGGCCCCGACCTGAGCTCCATCCGCATCCCGGAAGAAAACTGA